From Natrinema salinisoli:
ACGATCGAGGGATGGTTCGCTCTCGTATTCGAGGTTGGCTGGCAGCTCCTCCCGTTCTTCGTGATGTTCTACGCAGGCAAACGACTTCTGCGGATGCTCGGTCCAGAAGACATCTTCCAACGAAACCCATGACACAGAAGAATCCACGAGTCAGTAGGCGAACCGCTCTCCGAACACTCACAGGCGCTGCATTCGTGAACGTTGCTGGCTGCCTGAACAACGATGGAGGCTCTGGAACGCCTGGTAACAGAACTACTTCGCTAGACGGCCAGGGTCCGCTCCAACGCATCGCTGTCGACGGGACAACGCTTGTCGTTGAGCTCTCGGAAGAAGCCGATGTTGATCAGGTCAACCTCATCCAGCCGGACGGAGGGCTGTTCGGACAGCGTGATGTGGTCACAGGTTCCCAACAGGTCTCGTTCGAAATTGGAACAACGTATGTCCCCGGTGAGTATCGTGTACTCGCTTTAGAAGGCGAAGAGACTGTAGGGGAGTCTTCCCTGTCCATCCAGCCTAATCTCAGAATCATGGAAATGGGAATGGGGAAGAATCAGCCTGAAAAGATGTGGAATAGCTCAAGTGACAAAATCACTAAAGAGGCCTTCGTATCTGTCGAAAACCGAGGGAGTGGTCCAGATGCGATCACGCAGTTCCTCTTCGTTGGAGATGTCCCATATCCCTCAGATGAGGAAGGAACGAACTACGCCGACAACGATGAAATCAGTGGCATATACGACCCCGACAGGGATACAGAAGTTGATGAAGTGGTCATAGAACCGGGAGAGAAGCTTACACTGTACAGTTACCGTTCACCGTTTGCGTTCATGCGAGGAGAGGGGACTTCGTGTGAGAGCGAAGAACAAAACGGGAGCTTCGAAGTCATCTTGGAAACACAAGTAGGAGCTGACCGAGTTTCTAAGTCTTACAGTATCCACTACTCTGCGTCAGAAGAGTTCGATAATTGCGAGATCACAATTAGTGAGGACTAACAATGGTGGACCTAATTGATGTCATCCTAGAGGGGTTCAAAGACATCGTAGATTGGGTAATCAGCCTCTTCATGGAGGGGCTGAACACTGGTTATGAAACCCTATCTGAGGAGATGTTTAGAACCCCCACGCCTGAAACGGAGGGTGCATTTGTCTTTGGTGCGCCAACAAACGGACCCTGGCCAGCAATTCGTGATGCGTTGGTCGGGGGGGAAATTCTGCTTATTTCTCTACTTCTTTTGGTAATGTGTGTGCAAGGACGACACACGGTTCGGATATTCAATATTGGAAGTGCCTATGAAGCGAGGCGGACAAAGAAGACCGCTTGGGTTGGTGCATTCCTCATTATCAGTTGGTACTGGGTGAGTGTTCTCGGCCTCTACATCGTCGACGGATTCACTATTGCGTTGATGCCGAGTCTGGACTCCCTAGGTGATGCGATGCTGAATTTCCTCAAAGAGTCACTGACGAACCCCGGACTTGCATTCGTGTTCGCGATTATTGGTGGCCTCTCAATGTGGGCACTTGAGGCCCTATATTACATCCGGGAGGTTTTGCTCTACGTGTATGTCTACGGAATGCCGTTAGCGTTCGCCCTCGCATACGGTAATATTCCAGTCCTTTCCGACATCGCGATGGGATTTTCCAAGCGATTTGTTCCTCTAGCAGTTCTTCCCCTTCCAGCAGCAGTCGTATTCAAAGGATACGATCTGCTCTACTCAGAAGGGGCTCTTTCTCCAAATAGTGCGTTTCTGAAGTACTTAGTTGCTGCTTCATTACCTCTCATCGCGGTCTATCTCACTTGGAAGACCTTCAAATTCGCAACCCCGCTGACCGCTAAGGTCCTTGGAGGTGCGACAAAAGGAGCGGCTCTTGTCGGCGGCGTGGCTGCCGGGGCCTACATCGGCGGCGCTGGCGTCGCGACGACCGCCGCTCGGTGGGGCCCGAAAGCCGCCGCGGGCCACGCTCTTGCCCAGAAGGCTGCTGCTCGAGGCGGGCATACCGGTGAGGGAGGAGACGCACCATCATACCGCCGCACGGAAAACGACCCCGGTGGAGTCACAGCGGAGACAGCGAGTGACAGCCGTGGAATGGACTTTGACCGAGGTATCCACTAACGATGTCGATCGACAAAGACGCAGCCGCACGACGTATCATGGATCAGTTCGGTGAGGAGAGTCGTATCCCCTACCTCAACATCGAGGAGGGTGACGTGGGTATCTTGATCGCCTTTCCGATCATCGGCCTGTTCATCGCCGGCCTGACCGGCATCGAATCATTGGCCCTCCCATTCGTCGCGGGTGGCTTCGGCTTCGGCGTCGCGATCGTCTACGTCTCACCCGATTACGTGAATGCATGGACGTGGACGAAGGACGTCTATCGATACGCGAAGCGGCCTCAGATCACGTTCAGCGCACCTGAAGAAGCCGACAGTAGCACCAACGAGACGGAACGGAACGAGGGCGGGCTCGCAAACTACACACCGTTCAAGCCGGACGAACGAACCCAGGATCTTACGAACATCGAGCGAGCGTGGCCGGGCGCTGGCGCGATTCAACGTGCCGACGGGACAATGGAGGCGTTCATCGAGATTGATCCGGACAACATGGACTTCGCGATGTCCGACGACTGGGCTCAACTTCAGGAAGCTGGCGAAGAATTTGCCAACAAAGAACTGGACTCGAAGCTCAAGCTCCATGCGACAACGCGCTCGTTCCCTGTCGAACAGATTACGGAGACCATTGAGGATCGACTGAACGACGAAGACGTCACGGAAAATCCGATCTTCAAAGAACTCCTCGAGGAATATCGGGAGACCCGCCCCAAAGAGATGCGTGAACGGGGCATCCAGCAGGTTCGCTACTACGTTGGTGTCGAGGTCACGCCGCTGGAGGTCTACGATCGTTTCCGTGACGAGGGTACTCCTGCCGAGAAGCTGACCCAGTTCCCCGTCATCGGGTTCCTGTTCAATCCGTTCGTCACTCGCCGTGAGGACCTCACCGACGTCGAACGCCGCGCTCAGATGTTCGAGAAGCTTGACAGCCGAGTCAACGACGTCCGTGCCGAGTTCATCCAGCAAGCATCCGGGTGGTCAGCACGACGACTCAGCACGGTCGAGCTGTTCGTCCTGAATATGGACTTCTGGAACGGTCGCGAACACGACTACGACGAAGCGGAACGCGTCATTCGTGAACATCCCATCATTGGCCACTCGCGCCGGGAGGATGACCACGATGCGTGACCTGCCCCTCCAGTCTGGTAGCCGCGCTATCGGCCAAGTAGTCGAGTGGCTCTCGAACCCGACGTCGGCCGAAGGTGCGGCTCTCTACGTCGGGATCATTGTCGTCCTCGGCGCCGTCGGGAAATTCCTCTGGAACAGGTACACCGAGGACAACGAAGAAGAGGTCGAGTTCTCGGACCTACTCGAGGAGGAAACGCTCGAAGACGGGCACGCCGAACGCCAGCTCCTCGACGACATCGCCGAGTCACACAAGACGGTCACGGCGCCGACCGCCATCGAGTGGGAAACACGAGCTGCACGGGTCGGGGAGCAGTGGACGACGACGCTGTACATCGCTGACTATCCGGACTATCCCAACGACGGCTACCTCAGCGACCTCTTCGAGATGACCGACGTCCAGTTCGACCTGACGGCACACATCACGCCGAAGAACCAGGAACGGGCACGGAATGAACTGCAGGATATCGCTGATGACCTTCAGGTCGACGCCGATCTCGAACAGAGCGTGCGGAGTGCCTACCTGCAGGAACGCGCCAACGAGGCCGCAGCGACGTACACAGCCGTCGAGAACGGCGCGAGCGTCTTCGACCAAGGGCTGTTCATCACGGTGCGAGCTGACGAAAAAGACGACCTCAGAGACGCCGTCCAGACGGTCAAAAGTGCGCTCCGCGACGATCCGGCGAACCTCACGCCGAAGACCGCGATCTGCCGGCAAGACCTCGCCCTCCAGTCCGCCGCGCCCATCGGCGACAACGAATTCGGCCGGACGTCGATCGCGCTCGGCGGCGCCGTCGGCGCGTTGCTGTCCTCGCCGCACAACGCGACGATACTCGAGGAGGGCGGCGTCGAGTTCGGGATTCACAAGGACAACCAGAGCCCGGTTGTCATCGACCCGTTCGCTCGAGACAACGGGTACGCGATGTTCACCGTCGGCGACACGGGGTCGGGGAAGTCGTTCAGCTCCAAGCAGAACTTCATCCGGTCGATCGAGCAGAGCAAGGACCGCATCGGCATCATCCTCGAACCGCTGAACAACTGGGCTGGCGTCTCGGAGGCGCTGGATGCCAAGCGGATCACCGTCGGCGGGACGCTCGGCCTCAACCCCCTGGAGATTCGGGAGACCCCCGAACACGTCCAGCGAGCGATGGGTGAGGACGCCAGCCCGTTCAACGAGAAGCTCGACGACGCGATGAGCTTCCTCACCAACTTCTTCGCGCTTCGTGGGATCTCACTGGGCGACCGCCGGACGACGCTCGAACTCGGTCTCAAGCGAGCGTACAAGCGCAACGGCATCACCGACGACATCACCACGCACGGCAATCCGAGTCCGACCATCCGGGACATGATGGACGTCTTTGAGGACATGGTCGACGAGCCCGAGGAGTTCGTCGTCCGGTCCAACGAGGAAGCAGGGAAGATCAAAGAGGATGCGACGTGGCTGCTCGACCAGCTCCGCCCCTTCGAGGAGGGTGGTCGGCACGCCAACCTCGGGCAGCCATCGGATTTCGACATTCGCGACGAAAAGGTCATCTACCTCGACCTCGCCCAGCAGGAGGGCAGCGTCGACAGTAGTACGGCGCTGACGATGCAGCTGCTCATCTCACTGGTCTACGAGCGTGCGAAAGTCTCGGAGAAAGAGGTCGTATTCTACATCGACGAAGCGCGGTACATCATGCAGGACGCAGCGAGTCTCGCCTTCCTCGAGACGGTGTTCCGACACCACCGCCACCACGACCTCTCGATCCGACTGGTCACGCAGACCGTCGACGAGTTCTTCGAGCACGCCGAGTCCGAGGCGATTCTGGATCAGTGTGCGGTCAAGCAGTTCCACCGATTGGACGGAATGGACAGGGAGTGGGCCGACGAGTTCGGGTTGAACTACGCGCAGATGCGGTTCGTCCAGGATGCCGTCCCCGGCAACGAGGACGCCGGCTTCTCGGAGGCACTCATCGGCGTTGACGGTGAGTGGCGCGGGATCAAGGTCAAAGCGATGCCCAAGGAGAAGGAGATCATCGACTTCGATCCGACCACACAGGTTCGGTCCTCGCTCCCTGGCGCCGGCGACGGCGCCATCGGTACCGAGATGCAGGAGTTCCAGGAGGTGCTCGAATACCGAGCAACGAACGGCGAAGACGACGACGCAGATGTCATCGCAGCCGAACCGGACGGCGGGTCTGCCGAGGGGGAGTAGCGATGAGTGAATATCTTCGTGTGACGCCGACGTCCGAGCGACTCGATCCGGAGCGTATCCCTCGAGTCCTCGAGAGTCTCCACAAACTGACCACGCCCGGATCGTCGAGTCTCGGAGCGACACTGAATCCGCTCCACAGTGAGACACCGCCACGGTTCGAGTTCCTCGCGATGAGTGATGGCCCGGACGATCCGGTGGAGTTCTTCTACGGAGCCGATGCGCACCTCGATACGCTCGAGAAGCGCCTCCGTTCTATCTATCCGGCCACGTTCGATATCAAACGCGTCGACGTCGATGTCGCCGCCCGGCTCGTTCAGCCGGTCGAGTACACACCGCAGGAATTCATCGAGCACTACGAAGCCGGGAGGCTGCAATATGAGTTCGGTCCGGCGGAACGGTACGATTTCGTCGATGAAGAGCCAGCTGACTCCGAGTCAGCCGAAGCAGACCCGATTCTCGACGGCGGTACAGCATCCACGACAGTCCCTGACCATCACGTTCCGGTCGGGGGCTCGGCCCTCGAACTAGTGCCGCCGGATGCACTCCCTGACGACGAAGAGGAGCGACGGGCAATCGAGAAGCCGACGATGACACCGGAAGGAACGATTCTGGCTCGCCCGGCGAAAGATGCCGTCTCACCACTTGGTGTCCGCTGGTGTGGCTCCGCGACGCGAAAGCAGGACTGGATGACCTCGCTGACGCCGTTCTCAGCGGAGGAAACGAACGGGGATCTCTCGTCCGTCGACCAACCAGACGCAGTACTCGCGTCGCTTATTGACCATCTGATGGAGGCGACAGCGCCGGCCGCGTTCCAGGTCGTCTTCCAACGCCGATCCAGCTGGCAGTCCGACGCGGAGGTGCGGAAAGAAGACCTCGTCGACGGCCGGGATACGTTCTTCCAAGAGGTCGTCGGATCATTGCTCGAGGTCGAAGACCAACGGAGCGATCAGGACGAACGCCAGATCAGCGAATCCGTCGAGAAACGAATCGAGTATATCGACGCGAAGAACGCCAAACGGTCGTTCACAGCCAATATCCGCGCCGTCGGCGTCCCTACCGAGGATACTCGTGACGATCTCGATGCTCGCATGGATTCGTTACTGCCAGTGTTTGATCCACTTGATGGGTCGTTCTACGAGGTCGAGGGAAAACGCCTCCGTGACAGCGGCTTCCGTGAGAAAACGAAGACAAAAAACGCACAGGCCGCCCTACAGCGTCTTCTCAACAGTGAACTGACGACCGGACG
This genomic window contains:
- a CDS encoding VirB4 family type IV secretion system protein; its protein translation is MTTMRDLPLQSGSRAIGQVVEWLSNPTSAEGAALYVGIIVVLGAVGKFLWNRYTEDNEEEVEFSDLLEEETLEDGHAERQLLDDIAESHKTVTAPTAIEWETRAARVGEQWTTTLYIADYPDYPNDGYLSDLFEMTDVQFDLTAHITPKNQERARNELQDIADDLQVDADLEQSVRSAYLQERANEAAATYTAVENGASVFDQGLFITVRADEKDDLRDAVQTVKSALRDDPANLTPKTAICRQDLALQSAAPIGDNEFGRTSIALGGAVGALLSSPHNATILEEGGVEFGIHKDNQSPVVIDPFARDNGYAMFTVGDTGSGKSFSSKQNFIRSIEQSKDRIGIILEPLNNWAGVSEALDAKRITVGGTLGLNPLEIRETPEHVQRAMGEDASPFNEKLDDAMSFLTNFFALRGISLGDRRTTLELGLKRAYKRNGITDDITTHGNPSPTIRDMMDVFEDMVDEPEEFVVRSNEEAGKIKEDATWLLDQLRPFEEGGRHANLGQPSDFDIRDEKVIYLDLAQQEGSVDSSTALTMQLLISLVYERAKVSEKEVVFYIDEARYIMQDAASLAFLETVFRHHRHHDLSIRLVTQTVDEFFEHAESEAILDQCAVKQFHRLDGMDREWADEFGLNYAQMRFVQDAVPGNEDAGFSEALIGVDGEWRGIKVKAMPKEKEIIDFDPTTQVRSSLPGAGDGAIGTEMQEFQEVLEYRATNGEDDDADVIAAEPDGGSAEGE